A part of Haliotis asinina isolate JCU_RB_2024 chromosome 10, JCU_Hal_asi_v2, whole genome shotgun sequence genomic DNA contains:
- the LOC137297939 gene encoding poly(A) RNA polymerase, mitochondrial-like: MATCLPNMLRRHVLRRYPMSLGIEWPCVCFHRPSTQNYGSRPGGSNRTDGRTGRYHEGGKSVSTYESFVEGMREVAHRTVVVQGMDKDQVCRHLQQYGMIESAVQFHRARKSFFMVEYKERTSVADLMMDTGFSFGEFPVKSRVMILNQHSIKKRPAHKEDISSHEHMLSSLKECQSISDQMDSLHRCKRLTQREKRLRFFIASAIEEALSGILPHCQIKPFGSCVNGFGWTDCDLDFTCDIFPPDTQLGRTDMKFISTKQHYARLSEDQRNRRLLESLSQTLKSYVPLCSDFQNILKARVPIVRFRHELAGVRCDLSYHDNITHKLSELMFVYGCYNPDVYPLMSVVKQWARDKLITRPMPGRYATNFILLAMVVYYLQTQELLPTVGAMQTMADTSSEFLNGRGSFYFVRDLDILPKPSNTRSLEELLYGFFSFYTKFNFRRRRISLVTGTDFDKTTDSAMQVENPLDITLNVSRSMAPTEVINLQSEMLNALRTLDTHSNVDSSEDWGIMCLFSKEDSTQSSTVHTSSLFDSIQKQTHDFPRTDTDMLSSASFLR; the protein is encoded by the exons ATGGCGACTTGTCTGCCAAACATGCTTCGCCGGCATGTCCTCAGACGTTATCCAATGTCATTAGGCATCGAATGGCCATGCGTCTGTTTTCACAGACCCAGTACACAAAATTACGGATCTAGACCTGGTGGCTCAAACAGAACAG ATGGGAGAACAGGAAGATATCATGAAGGTGGAAAATCTGTGAGTACATATGAGAGTTTTGTGGAAGGAATGAGGGAGGTGGCACATCGCACTGTGGTGGTGCAGGGAATGGACAAGGACCAGGTGTGTCGGCACCTACAACAATATGGCATGATAGAATCAGCTGTCCAGTTCCATCGGGCACGAAAG TCTTTCTTCATGGTGGAGTATAAGGAGAGGACATCAGTGGCCGACCTGATGATGGACACGGGTTTTTCATTTGGGGAATTCCCTGTCAAATCTAGAGTGATGATCCTAAACCAACACAGTATTAAAAAAAGACCAGCTCACAAAGAAGATATTTCCTCCCATGAACACATGCTTTCAAGTCTGAAGGAATGCCAGTCA ATTTCAGATCAGATGGATAGCCTCCATCGATGCAAGCGTCTTACTCAGCGAGAGAAACGTCTGCGGTTCTTCATTGCGTCAGCCATAGAAGAAGCCCTATCAGGCATACTTCCACACTGCCAAATAAAGCCATTTGGGTCATGTGTTAATGGCTTTGGGTGGACAGACTGTGATCTGGACTTCACTTGTGATATCTTCCCACCAGACACT CAACTGGGAAGAACTGACATGAAGTTCATCTCAACGAAGCAGCATTATGCCAGGTTGTCAGAAGATCAGAGAAACCGGAGACTGTTGGAAAGCCTGAGCCAGACTCTGAAGAGTTATGTGCCCTTGTGTTCAGACTTCCAGAACATACTGAAGGCTCGGGTGCCTATAGTACGGTTCCGGCACGAACTTGCAGGTGTTAGATGTGATCTCAGCTACCATGACAA CATCACACACAAGTTATCAGAGCTGATGTTTGTGTACGGATGCTACAACCCTGACGTGTACCCCCTGATGAGTGTTGTGAAGCAATGGGCGCGGGACAAGCTGATCACACGACCAATGCCAGGTCGGTACGCCACCAACTTCATCCTGCTGGCCATGGTGGTGTACTACTTGCAGACACAGGAGCTTCTGCCTACAGTTGGTGCCATGCAGACCATGGCAG ATACCAGTAGTGAATTTTTAAATGGCAGAGGAAGTTTCTACTTTGTGCGAGATCTGGACATTCTTCCGAAACCCTCAAACACCAGAAGTCTGG AGGAGTTGCTTTATGGTTTCTTCTCATTTTACACTAAGTTCAACTTCCGACGTCGTAGAATATCCCTTGTAACGGGCACCGATTTCGACAAGACAACAGACAGTGCCATGCAGGTGGAGAACCCTTTAGACATCACCCTCAACGTCAGCCGCAGCATGGCACCAACAGAGGTCATCAACCTACAGAGTGAAATGCTCAATGCACTGAGAACATTGGACACTCACAGTAATGTTGACTCTTCAGAGGACTGGGGAATTATGTGTTTATTTTCTAAAGAAGACTCTACTCAGTCATCAACTGTACATACATCCTCTCTCTTCGACTCAATACAGAAGCAGACGCATGACTTTCCCAGAACTGACACCGACATGTTGTCTTCGGCCTCCTTCCTCCGGTGA